TTACTAAAGCGTATAAGGAGAATATTAAAGGAGTCCAAACAGGGCTTGGCAAGTGGTTTGTCAAACCGTCCTAGATTAAGCATTGGAAACGTGTTTGGCTTAGCATGGTTGAACCGGGAAAAACTATTTCATCAATGACACATGACGCCTACTCCTGGCCCATGATCGAATACTCCTAGGAAATATGTTTACAGCCATGCCGCAATATGTTTATATTCGTGAAATCCATGAGTGGTGAAAACCTACAGCCGCACTCCTATTGATGCTTCTTGCAGGCATTATATCAGTAATTTTCGCACTACTAGCGATAGGGGTTGGGGTCTTGTAGCGAGCATGGTGATGATAGTGTTTGGGTTAATAGCTTTTTCCATAGGCTTGTTAATGATTATCGTGGCATTGAAGGACAATAGTGGTGAACCAGACAGGGTTAAAACACGGTCTATAGTAGGGATAATCCTATCTATTATTAGCCTGGTCACCGTTCGCGGAGGTTTTTTCCTAAATTATCCTCGATCTCGCAGGAGGGATTTCAGGGTTGACGTGGAAGCCACCTGAGAAACCCGCTGCACAGGAGCAAACCCTACCCTTTATCTAAATATTTTTTCACCACTCACTCTCGCTCCATCCATATTTGCCTATTAAGGGGACAAAGACGCATTCTATTCCCCACCGCTTAATTATTCTTCCATTCCTCTTCTCGACAATTAGGAGCCTCTGAAAGTACCGATCCCCCACCGGTGCTACAAGGATACCGGGATCCCTTAATTGCTCCAGCAGTGGCGGGGGAATATCCGGGGCGGCAGCGGTCACTATTATTCTATCGTAGGGAGCTTCTTCCTTATAGCCTAGCGTTCCATCGGCGACTACCACCGTAACATGTTCCGAATACCCTGCTCTCTCAAGGTTTTTCCTTGCAAAAGAGGCTAGCTCACTAATTCTCTCAATACTGTAAACGTGTCCTCCACCGGAATCCTGCTTGGCAACTATTTCAGCTAGGACAGCGGCCTGGTAACCTGACCCTGTCCCAATCTCTAGCACCTTGTTGCCTGGCTCAGGATCCAGCTCTTCCGTCATTATAGCAACCATGTGTATAGCGCTTATCGTTTGACCCCAGCCTATGGGTAGCGGTGTATCATGGTAGGCATATTTTCTCATAGCCTCCGGGATGAACAGCTCCCTTGGCACGTTCAGGAGAGCTTTAATAACCCTAGGGTTCTTAAGGTAGCCCGAGTCCACAAGGAGTTCGATAACTCTCCTCTTCTGTTCTTGAAAACTCAACGTAATCCCTTTGAAAATATTAGGCTTACGGATTAATTAAACATGGGGTTAGCGATGATGGTTGCCAGCGAGATCGTGCGCGCAAAGGGACACCCAAATATCACGGCCAAGCATAAGACAACAATGGAGATAACGAAGGATTATGATTTAACGGTGAGGGGAGATTGTATAATAGGGGTTGACGCGGACAAGGCCGCGTTAGACTTGTCCAGTAAGTTTAAGGAGGCCTTAAGGCTTCCGGGAAACTTATTATACGTTGTCTTAGAGTCGGGTGGTTTCAGGGAGCACTTAATAGCACATTGCTCAAGAGACATCGGTGCAACAGATCCTCGAAGAATAATTATTAGGAGGAGCAACTTTATCGAGCCCGCGACGATAGGGGTTTACGCGACTAAGGCAGCTGGGGATCTGGACAGAAGGTTGATTAACAGTTTGAAAAGCAGTGATGCAGTGTTAACGGTCAGATTATACGTGCTTAGGCTTGACGATGTCGAACCTGTAAATGCCTGAGCCTGGAGAGTATTCTAGCACAAGCCTGTGACCGATAATCCTCCACCCTTGAAGAGCGTTGCTAACATCATCGATGGCGGTGTAGACATCTCTTGTTAAAACGTATAAATGCAAGACACCGCCTGGGGCGAGAACTTGATTGTAGACTTCGACAAAGCCTAGGCTTGCTTTAGGAAGGTTTGCAATCACTCTGTCAGCCAACTCCCCTCTCGGCAGGCGTTCAGGAATGTTTCTGGCATCATCGTTTAAAGCTATGACTATTCCTTTCAGTTTTTTCATATTTGATTTAACATTCTCCATTAAAAGCTCGTGGGCAGTAGGGTTTAAATCATTAGCCAGGACTAGCGCGGTCTTTAACGAAGCAATGTGTAACGGGAACCCACCTATCCCCGAAAACAAGTCCACTACAACCTCCCCATTCCTCACAAGGGACGCCACTCTCCTGTGTTCCTCGGTAAGCCTTGGATTATAGTACACTTTTCCAAGCCTGACTTTAAAGCTTAAGCCATACTCCTTGACAATCACCTCCTCAACGGGAGTTCCCCAGAGGAGTTTGAGGACTGGAACTCTATACTCCTCGACGGTCTCTTCCTTAACATATACTGCTTTTAGCCTCGGATGGATTTTTAAAAGGGTTCCCACGACTTCCTCCGGGGCTCTCTGCTCTAAAACCCTGCTCCTCACAATAGCAACTTCTCCCAGTGAATCATATGAAGGAGGATTCGCGAACAACTTCTTCTTATAGCCCGGAGCGCATTCAACAATCCTGAAAAATGTGTCTTCAAGGGATTCAGGCGTTTTTGCAACGGGAATAAGTACCTTGTCACCAACCCTCTCTATTAAGTAGTCCTCAAGAATTAGATTGTTTCTTCTCAAAGCCTTTATCGCTTTCTCCGCATAGGTTTTTTCAACCTCCACGCAAAGTACTTTCTCACCCAACCCAGCCACCTGGGACGCTATTAAAATCTATATTACTCGTCTCAACATATGTTTGATCGTGGATTGGAATGTTTTCCAAGATAGCATTAATATATAAGCCAACACTTAAGTGCATTGAAATAGTTAAAGAGCTTTCAAACGCTTTCTCCGCCAGAGGCTGTGAAACACTATTGTTCACTGTTGACGATTTACTGCCGGCCGAAGTAGGGAACTCGCAATTAGTCGTCGTGGTGGGAGGCGATGGCACTTTTCTTAAAGCATCCAGTGTTCTTCAGGAAACAAGCGCTTTCATCCTACCAGTACACTGCGGTAGGCGGGGCGCTTTCTACGAAACTATTAGCAAACCCCCCTCTGAGATTGTTGAAGAGGTTTTGAAAGGAGAGTTCATAGTTCAGTATTATCCGAGGCTGAGAGCTTGCAGGGGGAGTGATTGCAGGGTATTCGTTAACGAGCTCGCGGTGACCTCAATTGATCAGGGGAAAATAACAGGCTTCTCCCTAGCTATCAATACCCCCGGCATTAGTTCGAGGCTGGAGTTTGAAGGTGATGGAGTATTGATTGCCTCATCCCCTGGTTCAGCGGCTTATAACTTGTCCGCTGGAGGACCATTAGTGGATGCTTGGAATAGTTTAATGATCATTACTCCGTTAAACCCCATGCAACTCAACCTTCCCTCAATAGTTCTCCCCTCATTCTCGACGAGGGTCCGGGTCTCTTGCAGAGGGTTTTCATCAATGTTCATAGATGGTGAGAGAACAGCAACATTAACACGCGGGGAAGAAGTCATCGTGTCGGGTTCAAACAGTTATCTCAGGGTGATAAGGTTTAAGCCTAGGAGGGATATTGTTAAAAATGTCATCGAGTCGAGAACGATCTTCTCACAATAGGGTCAAGACAGCCGTTCTCGATACTTCAGCCCTGCTGGCAAAGATTTACCGTTTCATACCTAGGCACGAGATTAAACTGTATACGACCCCCGGCGCTATCGGAGAGGTCAAGGATCAGGAGAACAAGCAGGCGTTGGAGGAGGCTCTCGACCTAGGCTTGCTCGAGGTCAGAACACCTGAGAAAGGATTTGTTGAACAAGCCTTGAAGCACGCTTCCATGATAGGCGAAGTCTCGAAGCTTTCCAAGACAGATATAGAGGTGGCCGCGCTCGCCATTGAGCTCAAGGAGAGTGGCGGAACCCTAGTTTTCACCGACGACTACAGCTTGCAAAACCTCCTACTCCACATGAGAATTGGGTTTAAGCCTTTGAAAACCACTGGAATATCGGAAAGAAGGGCCTATCTTGAGAGATGTCCTGTGTGCGGGTATGTCCCCGGTGAACCCGGGGAGAGCAAATGCCCTTTATGCGGGAGCGAGATTAAGAGGTTTAAGGCTTCTTCAGCAAGGCAATGAAGTATCCTGGCATGTCACTGTTTAAAGGGTGGAACCTGTAGCCTACAATGTCTTCAAAATAGACTTTATCGAGCCTCGAGAACCTTGAATCGGCTTCAACGCTTTCAAAACCAAGCTCTTTCACAGCATACGAGACGACTTCCTCGTTTTCTCTTAACGTAAGAGTACAGGTGGAATACACTGCAATGCCCCCTTTCTTAAGGATGCTGTAAGCTGTTTTCAAAAACTGCTTCTGGTAGTTAGCATTGTTTAAAATATCCGTGAGAGTCTTGTCGAAGGTTAGTTTAGGTCTAACGCCTAGGTTGCTACACGGCGGGTCAATTAGAACCTTATTCACTTTCTCATTGAGATTGAAATCTAAGTGAGCGTATCTAGAGTCATAAGGAATGGCTAAAACGTTAATGTTCAAACCCAGTTTCTCAAGGTTTGTTTTCAAAACCTCAATTTTAGGTGTGTTCCGGTCGAAAGCTATTATCCTACTCTTCCCCTTCGTGTACTGGACGACGTGTCCGGTCTTACCTCCCGGCGACGCGTTCAAGTCTGCAACGAGATCTCCTTCTCTAGGGTTGAGGAATAACGTGGTGACCATTGCTGGAAGCCCCTGCGGGTAGATCAATCCTTTGCGATAAACCGATAGCTCATTAATCTTTGGCGCGCGGTAAACTGATGTGATATTCACCCCAATTAAACCCTTATTAACCCTGAATAATTCGCTAGAGGACATGGCTGCTTCTACAACTCCAACGTAGAACCCATGTTTCGAAACCACTTTCACCAATTCCCCTCTCCGGATAGAATCAGCCTTCAAAACACCTGGCCTATACAGGTTAGAGCCCATCATAACGGAGGCCGCGGTTTTCTCGTCCACAATAAAAGCCTTGTCGATATCTCCCGGTAGTTTAAACGGTCCTTCCAGCTCAACGTAAACAGCTTCGTCAACTTCTTCATCCTTTCGAGCTCTAACTCCTTCTTTCTCCATCTCCTCCAAAACCTCTTCAACAGTTGTTCTCAACGTGTTAACCCTGATGTAAAGCCTCCTAGGCGGAGTTGCCAGGGATTCCACCAATCTCTGGGTTAAGCTACCGTATACTCGTCTGAGCTCGTTCAACACGTCTTCCAGCATTTTCAAGGACTCCTCTTCCAATTTTGGGTTTAGAAATCCTTATTAGATTATGAACCAATATAGGATTTACTAGCACATGGCTGATTAACTGGAGAGGTGAGTTGAGAAATGTCTTCCTCTACGAGAATAACTGACAAGGAGTTGAACGAGGCGTTAATGGATAAGCAGGAGAAAAAGCCGGTGGATGAGAAGCAGAAATGGGTTAACAGGATTTTGAAGAGTGCTAAGCAGTATCATAAAATATGCCCCTACTTCGACAAGAGGACTAAGATGTGCTTCATTACCCTTGGCACCAAGTGTGATAGGGAGGGCAAGTTCGACACGTGCCCGGTTTTCAAAGCGTTCTTGGAGAAGAAATACGATGATTATAAAGCCAAGAACCAGCCCCTGCCTCTCGACTTTTCAGATGTTGTTGCAACGCCTCTATAGGTGTTTGTCGTGGAGAAAAAGTATTTTATTGAAAACCTGGGCAACGTGTGGATAGAGTATGATAGGCAAAACGACATTCTTTATTTACACTTCACCACGGAGATCGGAGACGCTGATGAAGAGGTTTTAAGCGAGGATGGCGACGTGGTTTTCAGGCTTAAAGAGGGGCGTTTAATCTCTGTAATGGTTTTAAACTTCAGCGAGAAAATAGGCGGCACTATTATTTGAGAAAGTTTTCAACCTAGAGCCCTCGAATAACACGTCTCACATACGTGTGCTCTGGGGGAAGAATCTTACAGACTTCATTGAAAAACTCCTCGGCCTCTTCCCCCTGTATGTCGATGAGCAGGGTATCCCCCTTGAATACGAGAGAGATAAGAGTGTTCCCGCACGTGTAGAGCAGTAACTTTTCAACCAATTGCTGAGAGGGAAGGGTCTTACCCGCTACTTGAAAACAATTTTTTCCGAGAAGAATCTCGATTATGTCTCCCCTAAGTTTTGAGTTCAAAGTGTCGATTAGAAAATGCGTGATCATGCTTCAACCTCTAAAGGTTTTCAAGAAACTCCTCTAGTTTAACTGGTTTAACAATATGTATTTTCACGCCGCCCTCCTCAATAGCCAGTATGGATTCCTCCGGAATACTTGTCGAAACCAGGATGCTGGCATCGTACTCGTCAAGCAAGTCCTCCAGAACATCAATGTTGATCCCTGGGGACGGTATTTCAGCAAGTATTTTTCTCGAATCCATGTCGTATACTAGAAGCTTCTCAGAGGACGCCAGGCTGGATACCCAGCCTTTTCCCACGGTCACGACAATTATATTGTTACCGACCATTAAGCACTCCTCCATAATGGTTAAGTCTCAAAACAACTTATAAACGAGAAGGTGTAATAGCGGTGTAATGAGGACTAAGGTAATGCATGTAGACTCTCGCAGAGCTCGTGAATTATCAGGGATTTTCAAACAGCTTGCCCCTTTCGTAGAGGTCGTGGAGCGAAGTGATCCACAGTACAGGGCTGTTGAAAAATTAACCCGGATAAGAGGGTGTGACCAAGCGGCCGTACTTGTGATCGCTAACGCCCTGGTCAGTTATCAGTTAAACGTTAGGGGGGAGGAGTACTGGCAATACTTTGTCGACCACACAGCATTCGTGAAGGACTCTCCGGAGCAGGTTATGATTGACTTCTTATCGCACAAC
This is a stretch of genomic DNA from Thermosphaera aggregans DSM 11486. It encodes these proteins:
- a CDS encoding NOB1 family endonuclease yields the protein MSSSRERSSHNRVKTAVLDTSALLAKIYRFIPRHEIKLYTTPGAIGEVKDQENKQALEEALDLGLLEVRTPEKGFVEQALKHASMIGEVSKLSKTDIEVAALAIELKESGGTLVFTDDYSLQNLLLHMRIGFKPLKTTGISERRAYLERCPVCGYVPGEPGESKCPLCGSEIKRFKASSARQ
- a CDS encoding class I SAM-dependent methyltransferase, whose translation is MGEKVLCVEVEKTYAEKAIKALRRNNLILEDYLIERVGDKVLIPVAKTPESLEDTFFRIVECAPGYKKKLFANPPSYDSLGEVAIVRSRVLEQRAPEEVVGTLLKIHPRLKAVYVKEETVEEYRVPVLKLLWGTPVEEVIVKEYGLSFKVRLGKVYYNPRLTEEHRRVASLVRNGEVVVDLFSGIGGFPLHIASLKTALVLANDLNPTAHELLMENVKSNMKKLKGIVIALNDDARNIPERLPRGELADRVIANLPKASLGFVEVYNQVLAPGGVLHLYVLTRDVYTAIDDVSNALQGWRIIGHRLVLEYSPGSGIYRFDIVKPKHV
- a CDS encoding PUA domain-containing protein, giving the protein MEEESLKMLEDVLNELRRVYGSLTQRLVESLATPPRRLYIRVNTLRTTVEEVLEEMEKEGVRARKDEEVDEAVYVELEGPFKLPGDIDKAFIVDEKTAASVMMGSNLYRPGVLKADSIRRGELVKVVSKHGFYVGVVEAAMSSSELFRVNKGLIGVNITSVYRAPKINELSVYRKGLIYPQGLPAMVTTLFLNPREGDLVADLNASPGGKTGHVVQYTKGKSRIIAFDRNTPKIEVLKTNLEKLGLNINVLAIPYDSRYAHLDFNLNEKVNKVLIDPPCSNLGVRPKLTFDKTLTDILNNANYQKQFLKTAYSILKKGGIAVYSTCTLTLRENEEVVSYAVKELGFESVEADSRFSRLDKVYFEDIVGYRFHPLNSDMPGYFIALLKKP
- a CDS encoding NAD(+)/NADH kinase, producing the protein MFSKIALIYKPTLKCIEIVKELSNAFSARGCETLLFTVDDLLPAEVGNSQLVVVVGGDGTFLKASSVLQETSAFILPVHCGRRGAFYETISKPPSEIVEEVLKGEFIVQYYPRLRACRGSDCRVFVNELAVTSIDQGKITGFSLAINTPGISSRLEFEGDGVLIASSPGSAAYNLSAGGPLVDAWNSLMIITPLNPMQLNLPSIVLPSFSTRVRVSCRGFSSMFIDGERTATLTRGEEVIVSGSNSYLRVIRFKPRRDIVKNVIESRTIFSQ
- a CDS encoding DUF371 domain-containing protein yields the protein MMVASEIVRAKGHPNITAKHKTTMEITKDYDLTVRGDCIIGVDADKAALDLSSKFKEALRLPGNLLYVVLESGGFREHLIAHCSRDIGATDPRRIIIRRSNFIEPATIGVYATKAAGDLDRRLINSLKSSDAVLTVRLYVLRLDDVEPVNA
- a CDS encoding protein-L-isoaspartate O-methyltransferase codes for the protein MSFQEQKRRVIELLVDSGYLKNPRVIKALLNVPRELFIPEAMRKYAYHDTPLPIGWGQTISAIHMVAIMTEELDPEPGNKVLEIGTGSGYQAAVLAEIVAKQDSGGGHVYSIERISELASFARKNLERAGYSEHVTVVVADGTLGYKEEAPYDRIIVTAAAPDIPPPLLEQLRDPGILVAPVGDRYFQRLLIVEKRNGRIIKRWGIECVFVPLIGKYGWSESEW
- a CDS encoding DUF2283 domain-containing protein; this translates as MEKKYFIENLGNVWIEYDRQNDILYLHFTTEIGDADEEVLSEDGDVVFRLKEGRLISVMVLNFSEKIGGTII